The following are encoded together in the Wolbachia endosymbiont (group E) of Neria commutata genome:
- a CDS encoding HU family DNA-binding protein: MSKICGKTYIVDEVAKKLSIKKATVDEIYDAILDVAKCALSDGYRLNLQKIGTLHTVDRKERKSRNPQTGELMTIPQHKGIKFSISEALKESINET, from the coding sequence ATGAGTAAAATTTGTGGTAAAACTTACATTGTTGATGAAGTTGCAAAAAAATTATCTATCAAGAAAGCTACTGTAGATGAAATATACGATGCTATCCTTGATGTTGCGAAATGCGCTTTATCTGACGGATATAGGCTTAATCTGCAAAAAATTGGCACTTTACATACTGTAGATCGCAAAGAAAGAAAATCACGTAATCCACAGACCGGTGAGCTTATGACTATACCACAACATAAAGGAATCAAATTCAGCATAAGTGAAGCACTGAAAGAATCTATCAACGAAACATAA